TATTCTCtagcggctagggtttcttcATCTCATCACGCCCAGGCTCAAGGCTTCTTGGTTGGACAACTTTAGCATTTGTTTATACCATCATTtaacaatatcaagtcaaaTACCAAATATCAAAGCCGACGTGGCTTATGATCTAAAAGTCAGAAACCAGTTTTAACCGGCCCTCACACGCGTCATTTCCCGTGGCGTGGCTTTCTGACTTTTCCCCGTCtctttccaaaagaaaagaaaaatacttttcCCCTCCGGCCCGGGCCTGAGCCGAAGCTCTGACACGTTCTATACCACAGGACCCTTGCCTTTCGCTTCCCCCGAGGCCACGCCGTTTTTATCGCCCTCGATCCCACTCATCCCGCACATCCACCGTCCGTCACGAGTTACCCGGTCCACGCGACACTACCACTCGAGAGCGGCGCTGCCCGTGCCGAGCAGTAAAGCAGCCAGTCCACGCGCTGTCGTCCTCTGCCAGCAGAAGCAACCGCGTCCCCGCGTGGGAAGTCACCACCGGCTCATCCCTTCTCTCCACAATCCAACCACCGAGGACCGAACGGCGAAGCCGCGtgtggaggaggtggaggcgtgGAGCCCTCGTTCAGATCTGAGCCAGGCCGCCGTAGGAACGCCGTTTTtccgcgaggaggaggaggagctccctCTGCCACGCAACCCCACAGAGCGATggcggaggacggcgaggagaAGCTGCTCGCGACGGTTCAGCACATCGTGCAGACGCTGGGGAGCAGCGACACCATGACGGAAGACATCCTCAAGGTATTCTCCAACTACGACGGCCGCCTCTCGCTCGACAAGCTCTAcgccgcgcgcggcgccgcggccgcggcggtaGCGGCTGGCGGTGGGGGTGGCGGGGGAGAGCGGTCGTtgccggcgtcgccgccgctgcccccgccgccgcaggcggCGGTGTCTGGCTCCGCGGCCAGGCCGCCGCCCGTGACGTCCATGGAACGGACTGTGCGCACGCTGGACCGCCAGATCTCGCAGTTTGTGACCATGAATAGGCTGATTTGGGCCGATTCCGTGGACGCCGACACGTTCCTGGAGGCGGTCGACGACCTCATCGGAACCGTGCAGGAGCTGGATGCCGCGGGGACCAACCGCGTCCTGCTCGACCGCGCGGACGAGCTGCTCAGCCGGTGCATGGCGCGGCTCGAGGATGAGTTCCGGGCGCTCATCGAACGCCCCGACGACGCGGCCCCCTTGGCGCCTGGCGGGTTCGGGTCGGACGGGAGCGATGACGAGGAGTTCTacggcggcgccgatggcTACGCTGACGAGCCGATCCCGATCGCCAAGCCGGTCACCGACTACGACGTTGTGATCGACGCGCTCTCGCCAGGGTCGATTGCGAACGTGCACCAGATCGCACGGCGGATGGTGGACGCCGGCTTCGGCCGCGAATGCGCCGAGGCCTATGCCGCTGCCCGGCGCTGCTTCGTCGACGAGAGTGTTGCACGTCTCGGCGTCCGACCGCGTACCGCCGAGGAGGTCCATGCATCCCCCTGGGAAGAGCTCGAGGTTGAAATCGCCCGCTGGATCCCGGCTTTCAACATGGTTTTCCGCATCTTGATTCCCAGCGAGCGCCGCCTCTGTGACCGCGTCTTCGACAGTCTTGCCCCCTTCGGTGATCTCGCCTTCATTGCTGCTGTGCGCACTCAGGCAATACAGCTCATAGCATTCGGGGATGCTATTTCTTCCTCCAgccgctcgccggagcgcCTCTTCCGTGTTGTGGACATGTATGAGGCTGTGCGGGACATCCTTCCTGACCTTGACCCTGTGTTCTCTGACCCTTACTCTGCGGCACTCCGCGCAGAGGTCTCTGCAGTGTGCAACACCCTAGGCTCCTCAATCAAAGGTATATTCATGGAACTGGAAAATCTCATCCGCCGTGACCCTGCCCGGGTAGCTACCCCTCGTGGTGGCATACACCCCATTACTCGGTATGTCATGAACTATCTCCGTGCCGCATGTGGGTCGCGGCAGACATTGGAAGAGGTGATGGAAGGTGACATTGGTGCTGGTGGCAGAGCTGCTGTCGCCGTGGACCCTGACCGTTCCACATCTTCGCTAGCTGTGCACATTGCATGGATCATGGATGTTCTCCACAAGAATTTGGATACAAAGTCTAAGATTTACCGAGATCCATCACTAGCTTGCATTTTCTTGATGAACAACGGCAAGTACATTATCCAGAAAGTGAATGATAGTGAGCTAGGTGTTCTACTCGGTGATGACTGGATCAAGCAGATGACAAGTAGAGTGCGACGCTGGAGCATGGATTACCAGCGGACAACATGGGGCAAGGTTACAACCGTGCTGCAGATCGGTGGTCCTGGTGTTGGTGCGCTCCCAGCCAAGGCAATGATGCAGAAATTACGGATGTTTAACACCTACTTTGAGGAGATCTACTCAGCACAATCAGAGTGGGTGATAGCAGATGATCAATTGAGGATGGACGTTAGGGGGGCAGTGGAGGATTCAGTGATGCCAGTGTATGCAACTTTGATTGCTAGGTTAAAATCGTCTCCTGAAACTGGGCGTGACCTATTCATCAAGTACACCCCTGAAGATGTCCAGGCACATATCGAACACTTGTTTGAAGGCGGAGCGAACTGATGAGTTTCCCGGTACCTCGTGGTGCTTGTGTGACGCAGCTCTAGCCTATTACTCTCTTGGATTTGTGAAGTTGCTGTCATGGATCTTGGTGAATATCTGGGCCTCAGTAACGGTGATATTCTTACCTCAGCCTTGTATTGTTGTATCACTTATATTTTTTCCTCCATGAAGAAATTATGGGGTTTAGCAAATTCTGTTCATGATTGTAGGTGTATGTATGTTGACTAGTAAGGTGATTATTTTGTAACAAAATTAGGGTTTGATCTTGGATCCAACCACTCCTTCAGTCTAACTTCATAACACCGCAAGTATTTATGGATTTCAATGCTTATTTTAAAAGTTTATGTGGTCAAACATTATTTTAGAAAGTGCTCTATTATGATTTTGTGGATGGTTTAGTTCTATGATTGCAGAAAATCTTCCAAATCATCAAATGCATGGCGGACCTAAACATGGCATTATCACTTTCTGTAACATTATCAACAGATAGATGCAAATACATGGTGACCAGGTGAGTCTATAGCAGATGAACTTCAGCACATAttgaatttctccaagatatTGCTGGTAGTAACCTAGTAGTTTGAACAAGGTGTTCTGTGAAGTTGGGAGATATTTGCCTTGGTTGTTTAAAATATGGAGTGGTTATATCTTCTATCAGGTGTGTTTGCTTAGATACATGGTGACAAGGTGAGTCTATGGCAGATGAGCTTCTGCACATATTGGATTTCTCCAAGATATTGCTGGTAGTAACCTAGTAATTTGAACTGCGAGGTTGGGAGATATTTGCCTTGGTTGTTTAGAATGGTTACATCTTCtagggagtgtctatttctcagtcgcctaagaaatagttatttctcagtcgacaatTGTATCCatccaatgaagattttcttatccattggacctacattaatcttacatgaatctcaatgattgaatcaaaaggttgttatcatcgactacgaaatagttatttctcagtcgcgtAAGAAATGGCAAAACCACATCTTCTATCAGGTGTGTCTCTGGGAATGAGTAGTAGCCTGTAGCCTAGTCTCAGGGTTGTTCAGCTGTTTGGCGTTTCAGTTTACATGACTGTTTTGCATCTGAAATATGATTGGGGGTGGTTGTAATATTTTTCTATTACTGTTGAATGGTTGATACTTTAAGATGGTATCTCCAATGCTCCGCCTTATCTTTTCCTTTGGTCTTAAGAATCATATTAACATCCATTGAAGTTGGGAACATGTCATTTTTGTCCACAAAGGCTGTAAAGAGGAGCTCTTCCAAAAATTCATTGTGGATAGCTCTAGTAACTAACTTCCATGCAAGCAAACTAAAATGCATATGGTTAATATTTTGTTCATGTATGTTCCTTTATGTTAACTGTGGTTGCTGATGTGCAGTTGTCAGTTTATCGTTTATGCTTATCATAGATATCCTCAATCCTCATGCAGCTGCGAACAACCAAATACACAAATGTTGTGCTTGTCCATTACTTGGCAGTATACTTCAATATTCAGTAATTTTCATTTCTTAAATGAAATGAAGTTTGTTCGGCACTTATTCTAGTAGGAGTAGACAAGCACACAAGTGCGCACCTGTATGTCCctttttgattaaatttgccGGTTTGTCTGTTAGTTTGAGTTCGACATATCAGTTTTGTGTGTTTACTTAAACTAAATTGCTCATTGTAACTTGCCACTGAAATCATCTTTGGTTGTTTAATGAGGTTCATATATTTGATGCGTACTTCCTCTACTGTGTGGAAAAGAATCGGCCTGGTTTCCCTCTGACATCAGTGGCTGTGAGCTGAGATTGTGGCTTCTAGAACACTTAGAACTGTTGCGAATCATGTTAAATTTTCCCTAATATACAACCTAGCAATTTTCTGGTCTTCAGTTTAAGCACACCCTGTTATTGAGATAGCAATTTTCTGGTCTTCAGTTTAAGCGCACCCTGTTACTGAGATTCTGGTTTGAGCAGTGTATCCTCGTTACTTCCATTACACATTGGAATATTGATCTGAACCAATTTTAGCCTTTGATTAGTGGGGATGTACTTCTGGAGAATCTTGCAAGCTGCATCCTCCTTTGGATCATTATCGGATGCAGGGAGAGCTAGATTTGTTCTGTAGCTTTTGAGTTCCGCCTTTGGATCATCAAATAAAAACCACTGGAGGCTGCAGTCTCAGGCCTGAGGCCGGAagaacttgttttttttcttcccgtGTCCATCGAAGCCGGATTCAGTTTTGGAGCTAAACCTGTGGGTAGATTGCACTTCGTCGGTAGATCAAAACTATCCTAACTCCCTGTGGAGTGTCGACTCCACACAAATACGAACTAGGAAATAAACTCGGAAAAAGTCTATTTGAATCAAGTCCTAGAAACTAGAGATCAGATCAACGTCTACAATGCAAAGGTCAAGAGATCACGTCAGTGCTACAATAgctcttccccgccggcctACTGCAGGAACTTGCTAGATCCGGCGGTTGTCATGGTccgctccggcggcggcgccgtgccgCCATCGTCACCATGCCACACGTCCTGCGCGCCCGGCACGGCGGCGTTCAGCCCGCCCTGGTCCTGCTGCTTCATGATGAGCACCGAATAGGGCGTGTGGAAGTCGGAGGACGCGAGGAGGTCGCCGATGACGCCGAGCTCCGGGCACTCGCTCCAGTCCGACAGCCCGTTGGCCGACATCACCGGGTACCACCTGTGCCGCATGCCGACGATGACGAGGTCGTAGCCGGCCTTGTCGAGGCCCCTGAGCACCTCGACGATCTTCTCCATGTCGCCcacgagctcctcctggacCTGCAGGTTCatgctcctgctcctcgccgccagcgcctTCACCTCTTCGATGGCGCGGTTGTCGATCCGCCGGTCCGACGGGTCGTCCTTGATGCCCCGGGTCGGCAGGAACCGTATGACGGCCACCCTGGACCCCGGGTGCCGCGCCATGCGCGCCGCGTAGGCCAGGGCTTCGCGGTCGTCGCCGCCCCCGAAGAAGAgtgccgccacggccgcgctGAATCCCATGACGCTCGTCGTTGACGAgcggctgttgctgctgccgcctcTGGAGGAGCTGTCCTGCAACGGCCCCGGGATGAAAGCGCTCAGGCCCACGCTGCCGGCGTTGCGGTCGACGAACACGCCCACGGAACACGGCGCCACCTGCATCACCTTGCGGTTCACGACGCGGAGCCCCATGGCTGCGCGCATGCCGCCGGCCAGCATGTGGCGCTTGTGGTAGTGCAGGACGATGAGCGACGTGCGCTTGTCCACGGCGAGGCGGCACACCTCGTCGTGCATGGAGGAGTAAGGGGAGATGGTGGTGAACGGGTGCACGGACACGGCGCCCTCCGGGTGCCGCAGCTCGTACTGGAAGAAGGCGTTGATGACGCGTTCGGAGTCCGTGGacggctgctgcggcgcgCTGGAGCGGGGCTTGTGGGGTATGAACACGGGCGCGGAGCGGCCCGCGAGCTCGAcgagctggaggaggaagaggctgATGGGCGTCTGTGGCGTGGCGTAGGACGCCTCGAGCAGCGCCAGCGTGCCCTGCACGTGGGACTCGTCGTGGACGCACGCCAGGATCCGCAGGTCCGCGTCCGCCTTCAGGTGCTGCACCGTGCGCCGCTTGTACACGGCGTACCGCCGCGCCGGGTCGTACAGCAACGCCGCCACCGGCACCGACACCGCCGTCATCGACACCGACGTGAACACCAGCGCGCTGAAAGTGTGCTTGCCGATCAGCTGCATCCAATCGGTCAATCAATGATTCTTGTTACCAGCGAGAAGAACGATGACCGATCAATTTAATTGAATTTGATTAATCACCTTGTTGGTCATGAAGAAGGTGAAGGTGATGACCTCGACGATGCCCTTGGAGTTCATGAAGAAGCTGAGCGACACGGCGTCCCGGAGGGGGATCTCGAGGTACAGCGACGACGCCAAGACCCCAGCCAGCTTGCCGAGCCATCCGAGGAACAGGACGAGCTGCAGCCTGCCCCAGTGAATCTCCCACATGTCCGTGCTGAGGCCGGTCATGGCGTAGTAGAGCGGCAGGATGATCCCGGACACCATGGCCTCGATCTTCTCCCCGAGGGCCGTCCCCAGCGGCGGGCCGTCGGGGATCGCCAGGCCCAGCATGAGCGCGCCGTGGAACGAGTTGGTGCCGATGCAGTCGCTGTAGAGCCCGACCAGGAGcacgatgaggaggaagaagaagacgtaTGTCTCGTCCACGGGGCTCCCCGCGGGGGTGCGCTCGATCACCAGCAACGCGATGGGCCGCACCACGAGCAGGATGAAGCCCACGAGGGCAGCCACGGACAGGAAGGCCCAGAGCgaggttgccggggacacgagGAAGGCCTCGACGAGCACGTAGCCCACCATGATGAGCCACGCGATGCCGTCCGTGGTCATGGACGCCGACATGGCGATCCGGCCCAGGTCCGAGTTGAGGAGGTTGAGCTCCGACAGGATGGGCGAGAGCACCGCGAAGGAGGTGACGGACAGCGACGCGGTCAGCGCGAAGAGGAAGGTGGACCGCTTCGACATGTCCTCCTCGACCTCCAGCCCTtcgccggaggagaaggacgCCGTCAGGGCCAGCGGGATGAGGAAGCCGGACAGGCCGATCACCACGCCCTTCTTGCCCGACCGGACGGCCAGCCTCGGGTCCATCCGAACGCcgatgaggaagatgacgtaCATCAGCCCGAACGTGGCGATCGTGTTCAGCACGGGCTCCCCCCTCGCCGGGAACACCTGCTGCTTGAACGCCTCGTTGCGGCACAGCAACGACGGGCCTAGGATAATGCCGCCCTGCATCATCATCAAGGAACCCCAAATTAGATTCTCGACGATTAATTTCGCCGTGGCAACAAGCAAATTATGATATGTACCATGATCTCGGACACGACGCGGGGCTGCTTGAGCGGCTTGAGGAGGACGTAGAGGACGCGGGTGAAGGCGACGATGAGAGCGAGCTGCACGCCGAGCAGGGGCAGCGACGACGAGAGCGGGTTGCCGCCCTGGAAGATGTTCCGGCCCGTGCCAGAGGTCTGCGGGACGACATAGCAGTCGACCTTGTCCATTTAATTCAATTccgcggcggctgctgctgcctgcgcCGTCGTCGCCCTGGTTCTTCTTGCCTTAGGCCGTTTCTTCCATGGCGGGTTGCGCGGTGgatgggaggaggagagacgaagggaggaggagaaggcgagaggAAACAATGACATGTCAAAAAAGCTTTAGAACTTGATAGGCTTGAGAATATATTGAGTTCGGCATGTTTTGGTTTCTCGTGGCTAGAAATTGCCAACGTTGTCGATTCTTCGATACAGGCGGGCGATCTCGGCGTACGTTCAGGAATAGCAGACCTAAAATTGAACGGTGCGGAACAACAACGTTGATCGATGATATGATAAGTTCCAACCGGATGCTTGTGTTCTATGCAAAAGCCCTGTTCTCACTTCTCAGCATTAAATTAATTTTATGAAAGCAATATACTAATATCTGCAGAATTAATACGAGTAGAATTAACTTAGAGTTGTACAAGTTGGTAGGTTTTTCTAGAAGTTTGATTAAACTTTAAGACGACACTAGAACATCGTATGAAAAGAAGCTGAGGGAGCATGTAATATGTCCAACTAAAACGAACCAAACGGCTACGAGCAAAACGGAGTGACCCAAGTCAAAATTCCCATCTCATCAAGCGAACTGTTCTCTTTCTGCTGCAATTTCAGTCACCCAGCGCCCACAACGGCGAGTCGAGGACGTCGTCGTCAAACCCGTCGATCTGGTAATCCTCACTCTTCCTGTCGGGGTAGTATGCCAACATCTCGGTGCTAGGATCCATGTTGAAGTACCAGGCAATGTCAGGATAATCCAGGTAGTCAGCAAACACTTCCTCTTGCGCAGCCCAGGAAGCACCACAATGCCAAGTGATTCCCATGTCACCACTGCCACCATGCGCCGACATCGGCTTGACTTCATGTTCATCGAAGACGGAGGCAGTCACCATTGGCTTCACTTCATACTCATCGAAGACAGAGGTGGCGGTGCCGGCGACCATCGGTTTCACACCGTGCTCACCGAAGAGAGAGGCGGGGGCACCCACCGGCTTCATCCCGTGCTCGCCGAAgacagaggcggcggcggccaccggcTTCACAGCATGCTCGCCGAAGACGGAGCCGTCTGCCGCGGCGGTGGGGGAGGCAGATGGGAGGTTGAGGCGCGCGCTGGGACCATGGATCGCCACGGCGGCCCTGTCATACGCCATGGCAGCAtcgacggcggtggcgaagGTACCCAGCCACTGTCGCTTGCTGGCGTTGGGGTCGCGGATCTCGGCAACCCACGTGCCCCACCGGCGCTGCCGGACACCCCGGTACTTGTGGTGCACCTTCTCCAGGCTCCCCTTCCCTGCATGAGCCGCCGGAGTCCGGAAAGCCTTCACCTTAGTTCGCTTCTTCCTGCTCGCACTGCACGTTAAACAGCGCAACGCTCATCACGCCTCAAATCTCAGTTGAATCCAAACTGCCAACGTTTTAGGCATGGTTAATCAACACTTATCAGCGTGGATATTATACTACTCAAGCATGATACTACCAGTAAGAAAATGCATATAAATGTGCTGTGCGATGCTTCAAGCTGAATTCTGATATTGTGGTTTTGCAGTTGCGGTTCCTGATTGGAACTGCACCAGCATGTTTGCAAGAACATTTGCTGGATTGGCAAAGTTCAGTACTatttcatttatttaaattttagGAGCAAATGCATCATGCTAAACACTATAGTACTATAGGAAGGAATTAAGAAATGTTGCCATCTTGGATCGGCAGGATGCCAGGATTGCAAAAGAGAAGCTTTATAAATAATCTGAAGTTTATGTTGAACACCGAAACTCCCTTTTGTCCCCCTTGTATCAGTTCGACtgaacaacaaaaaaatatctcCAGTCAATCTATTACAATAGAGTGCACAGTACACACGCTACCCTTTGCATCAacaactgcaaattaagtgGATATAAAATGCATACAATGTTCAGAAACTATCAATGATATCAGTCTATGATATGCTGTCCAATTTACAAAAACTTCCAAGCTGTAACCTAAATATTTTTCCCCCTGTTGTGGGATTCATTTGAGTACTACAATTACAGTTACAAATAAAAGCTAGttccaaatttatttatttatttattagaAGACAAAACAATTTCCATTTTCTAAAACGAAATGGTTCAGAACACAATGTATATGTGCTCATCGGCCCAAATTTGAACCCTTTTAATCTCTGAATAAGAACACGCAGAAACTAATTTCTTAGTTATCAcattgctaacataatccTCAGTATATCAGCCAAAATATCTCTACCAGCAATCAATCCCAACAATAGGCATAATCCGCACACTACAACAGCGGATAACGTGCGCTTGCAATTAATCGACGCCAGAACGACATCGATTGGACGCGCACGGAACAAGCAAACTAGAGCTCACCAAAACCCCAGGCACCAACGAAAAAACCCCACTCCCAAAGCAAAACTGCAGGATTCCGGGCGGAGATCACGAACTAAACAAATAGAACAGCGAAATGCCGCAACTCCTGTTTTTACCTGGAAGTTTtcgccggcgcctgctccATTTCCTCCCTCTTgatcctccgcctcccgtcgtCGGCGACCC
The Brachypodium distachyon strain Bd21 chromosome 2, Brachypodium_distachyon_v3.0, whole genome shotgun sequence genome window above contains:
- the LOC100826541 gene encoding exocyst complex component EXO70B1 yields the protein MAEDGEEKLLATVQHIVQTLGSSDTMTEDILKVFSNYDGRLSLDKLYAARGAAAAAVAAGGGGGGGERSLPASPPLPPPPQAAVSGSAARPPPVTSMERTVRTLDRQISQFVTMNRLIWADSVDADTFLEAVDDLIGTVQELDAAGTNRVLLDRADELLSRCMARLEDEFRALIERPDDAAPLAPGGFGSDGSDDEEFYGGADGYADEPIPIAKPVTDYDVVIDALSPGSIANVHQIARRMVDAGFGRECAEAYAAARRCFVDESVARLGVRPRTAEEVHASPWEELEVEIARWIPAFNMVFRILIPSERRLCDRVFDSLAPFGDLAFIAAVRTQAIQLIAFGDAISSSSRSPERLFRVVDMYEAVRDILPDLDPVFSDPYSAALRAEVSAVCNTLGSSIKGIFMELENLIRRDPARVATPRGGIHPITRYVMNYLRAACGSRQTLEEVMEGDIGAGGRAAVAVDPDRSTSSLAVHIAWIMDVLHKNLDTKSKIYRDPSLACIFLMNNGKYIIQKVNDSELGVLLGDDWIKQMTSRVRRWSMDYQRTTWGKVTTVLQIGGPGVGALPAKAMMQKLRMFNTYFEEIYSAQSEWVIADDQLRMDVRGAVEDSVMPVYATLIARLKSSPETGRDLFIKYTPEDVQAHIEHLFEGGAN
- the LOC100820890 gene encoding cation/H(+) antiporter 15, which gives rise to MDKVDCYVVPQTSGTGRNIFQGGNPLSSSLPLLGVQLALIVAFTRVLYVLLKPLKQPRVVSEIMGGIILGPSLLCRNEAFKQQVFPARGEPVLNTIATFGLMYVIFLIGVRMDPRLAVRSGKKGVVIGLSGFLIPLALTASFSSGEGLEVEEDMSKRSTFLFALTASLSVTSFAVLSPILSELNLLNSDLGRIAMSASMTTDGIAWLIMVGYVLVEAFLVSPATSLWAFLSVAALVGFILLVVRPIALLVIERTPAGSPVDETYVFFFLLIVLLVGLYSDCIGTNSFHGALMLGLAIPDGPPLGTALGEKIEAMVSGIILPLYYAMTGLSTDMWEIHWGRLQLVLFLGWLGKLAGVLASSLYLEIPLRDAVSLSFFMNSKGIVEVITFTFFMTNKLIGKHTFSALVFTSVSMTAVSVPVAALLYDPARRYAVYKRRTVQHLKADADLRILACVHDESHVQGTLALLEASYATPQTPISLFLLQLVELAGRSAPVFIPHKPRSSAPQQPSTDSERVINAFFQYELRHPEGAVSVHPFTTISPYSSMHDEVCRLAVDKRTSLIVLHYHKRHMLAGGMRAAMGLRVVNRKVMQVAPCSVGVFVDRNAGSVQEELVGDMEKIVEVLRGLDKAGYDLVIVGMRHRWYPVMSANGLSDWSECPELGVIGDLLASSDFHTPYSVLIMKQQDQGGLNAAVPGAQDVWHGDDGGTAPPPERTMTTAGSSKFLQ
- the LOC104582638 gene encoding dehydration-responsive element-binding protein 2D, whose amino-acid sequence is MEQAPAKTSSASRKKRTKVKAFRTPAAHAGKGSLEKVHHKYRGVRQRRWGTWVAEIRDPNASKRQWLGTFATAVDAAMAYDRAAVAIHGPSARLNLPSASPTAAADGSVFGEHAVKPVAAAASVFGEHGMKPVGAPASLFGEHGVKPMVAGTATSVFDEYEVKPMVTASVFDEHEVKPMSAHGGSGDMGITWHCGASWAAQEEVFADYLDYPDIAWYFNMDPSTEMLAYYPDRKSEDYQIDGFDDDVLDSPLWALGD